The genomic DNA CTGTCCACTTTTCTATGCAATTAAGTCCTCGCCTTATTGGCAAATTGAGAAAAGAGGAAGGTGACAGAGCGGTGGGAATGATTAATTTACGGGAGGAAGCGGTCAAATCAATTGAACTCACAGATGAAGTCGATGATGACGCGGCCGTCGGAGAGCCGCCCGGTGGGGCGGCGGAAGTAGGTGCGGCCCTCCGGCGGCATGATCCggatgccgccggccgccgccacgccgccggtgTCCGAGTTCGAGTCGCCGAAGTTGAACAGCACCACCGGCGGGCGCTGCCGCTCCTGCTCCTTCCCCTTcacagcggcggccggtggcgcgggcgccgccagctccgcgccgctgctgctgttgctgctgctcccggcggaggcgccggcggccactGAGCCGAGGTTCTGGCGGACGgccaccatggccgccggcgacaTGAAGGCCAGTGACAGCACCAtgacggccaccaccgccgccgccagcacgcAGAAGTACTGCAGCGGCAGGCTGATCACCTTCCCGCCGCCGTTGGCGCCGTTGGTGGCGCCTACCATGGCGGTCGTCTCGCTTCCCCTTCGAGCTCTCGCCTCCTCGGTGGATATTTGTCTCTCGCACGATTCAGTTCAACGACGGTGGAAAAGTAGACGTGTTAACATATATATAGTTTGCAAGATTCCAAATTTCTTCCTGCTATTTTTTATTGTTAATTTGAACTGGAGAGATGGTCTTGTTTCAGGGCATAGTTGTAATTGCGTGTTAGAGGTTGGTGTAGGTAGTGATTAGCGAGTGGATGTGGAGTTTAACAGTTCGATATGGGATATGGCCATGGTATGGAGATGATTGATGAAATGTATTTTCAAAGAATGTGTGAAGGTATGTTTGATtcaaaataaagtaaacaatTTAAAGACTGTTTGAATGTGAAATTTATAGGAATTTCACATGAAACGGTTTAATTCTCAAATTTTGGTAAATTTCCCCATGTACCAAAGGTTTTGCAAAGTTCAGTAAGGACGGAAGTTCACCTattttgcagtttttttttttgaaatttgacTGTGGCCCTTAGCTAAATGTCAACTATGCTATACTATTTTAGCCATATTTTTTGTTATGTTAATAATGTGATAATAGTTGTTGAGATCGTGTATTAGCTGTAAACAAAATTATTGGACGAGGCCGAGGGGATGGTGTTGACAAAGCCGGAGTGACGGCGGTATGGCTTGGATCTAGACTTGTTCAGAGGAGGAGACAGAGTGGCCATGTCATCTGGTTCCAATTTTCTCCTTGCCATGTCACACATACATAACATGGATAGACTCATCtggacttcatttttttttaatgtaCTGTGACATATGAACTTGCATGTTTTCGTTTTCTGTATGGTCCAAATTTTCAGTGATGGTTTTGGCGATTTGTTTGTGTTTCCAACTAGACCATGATGGTTCCCTTCCCTGCTGGGACAGAAAATGCAAATATATTTTTAtcttaaataaataaaaaataaaattaaagaaacGACAGGCATAAATTTCCACTGTCGGTCTATTGTGTGAAGTTGCAGTGCGCCAACCAAATTGAAGAAGTGTATGGCATCATTGTATGCGACAGCTACAAGCATGATAGTGACTGATGTAATATGAGACCAGCTGTTAAGCTTGAACAGGTTTAGAAGCTTCAGAGCTCGTGTCATCTGACCACGTCCTGCTCTGTGAGTACCAGGTTGCTGTGTTCAGATTAATAACCCCAACTTACCCTTCTTGTCCAAACCGTAGCAACGTTTCACACCAACTCATGTAATAATTTGCCCTTCACGGTGTGAAAATTCTGCAGCGCCACTTTTACTGGTGGCAGATGCTGAAATTTGGCCGCGGTGGAGAGATGCAGAGTGCTTTGACCCTAAACAAAGTTCAGAAAGAAGTCATGCCAAGATAAAGGTTTGATGATTATGTGTTCTGTACCTTGGAAAGGTTGCAATTTGTTCAGTACCTAGTAGGCTGGTACCCACTTGGCTTTATTCTGATCAATGATcatggaggaggagccagagagTTCTTCACAGCAAACGTGGCCAGACATGGCCAGGCCAGGTTCAGACTCCCAAAACGGCATACATGATGGTATGAATGTATGATACCCTTATGCTTGGATGCATCTTCCTTTGTGTTGTTTGGTCACTACACCTTAGCAATTGCAAGTCTCCATTATGGTTGTTCACTATCCCTAATAGAGGTACTATCTTTAATTCTTTGAATGTACAGTACTAAGTACATTTTCAGTACGCTCTCTTTTATCTTTGTCCCCTTTTTTTGTCTTTCCCTTTTGGGAGTCACACTTGTGAGAGTTGCAAAGGAAAAGCATAAAAACTAGAAAGCTGAAATTTATCCTGTGACATTAAATACTCATCTCCATATTGGTTGATCCAAAATTCATAACGAGGACCGGCTCAACTGATATGCTGTCATGCAAAACGTTCTCCTCTGCCTGACTCGGCTGATGCAAAACACCCTCCTCAACTGATGTGATGCAAAATGCTCCTCTTTGAATTTGCATGTGAGACGCCAGCGCTGTTAAGGTTCAACGGATTTACAAGCTTCAGACCTCATGTCATCTGACCATGTCCTGATCTGGAATTCCATACTGCTGTATTCAGATTTCAGCCGAGTGGGAAGAAGTTCAATTAACCCTTCGGTTCAAAAGTGTAGCAATGTTTGACACCACGAACTGCGGGGAGGGTTTTAGAATATACCACTCGTAAAAACTGGTGCTTCAGGGTGGACAATTCTGAAGAGACACTATTACCAGTGACAAATCCTGAAATTTAAGGAATTTAAGAGAAATGTTGAGTTCTGTACTTGACCACTAACAAAGTTCACCAAAAGTACTGCCAACCTGCACAAAAACCTCACATTTTGATGCATCTTCCTACTTTTGGTCACTACTACATCTAGTAATTGTCTGTATGGATTGGTGTTCGGGAAGACCTCCCCTTTAAGCATTTGTTATTTTTTTACATAAATACAGCAAGGGAGGCCCCCCCGCTGTGTAGGATTTTATTGAAACCAAAAGAACTAAAAAAGGAAACTGTACAAACTGCCAAAGCAGCAAGAGAGCCCTTTAAGCATTTGTAGTCCTTTGAATGTATATTTGCTTCCCATTTTCTTTTTGCCTTTTGTCCTTCTGTTTTCCCCTTTTGGATGTATCGAGCCGATGAGGCAATGACAGATTGGCAAAGCGTGAAAGCATGTCAGATATTCTATTAGATATTCTATTAGTGTGACATTGATAAAAACATACATATGTCAACATGTCAGATATCAATCTTTATATCTATCCAACAAATTGACAAAAGCATGTTAAATATTCATCTCTATTTATTGATCCAAAATtcagaaagaagaaaaataatacaTGGTACAGACACCAGCATGTCCATGTATTAACCCCTAGGCTATACATTCGACCCAATTATacaaaaaggggaagaaaaagaaaagaaaatctttgTTGATGATGGCTGTAACATAAAAACCTcgaaataattatttttttggtgGGGGGGTGTCAGTTTTGTTAGTGGTTCCATCTTCCATCATCCTTGCGAGAAACCAAACGAAGGGCCAATTAGGATGCTGTGTCACCATTAATCGTCGGATTTTGCAGTGCTGACGAGGCTGGCCAGCTTGACCCTGGGAATGGAGTACTCGCCACTGAGCACTTTGGAAGCCACAATGCCGTTTGCAGCATCAGTGAAGTGAACACCATCCCAGCTTATGAACTTTTCACCAAGCTTACACAGGTCTTCATCCGAAGTCATGCAGCTCTTCTTGGGGTCATAGTTGTAAGGAGGGCCTCCATGGCCACAGCAAGTCATCAACGGCTTCTCAATCCCTGGGAAACAGCATAAGAGAACAGCGTTAGGATGCATCGATGATAATGGCATACAAGTTTGATCTTAGAGCTAAAATCGATGAACAACATTATCTAGTTTGTCTCTGATTTCACAACTAGTAGTTTTCAGCATGGTTAAAAAACAACAACTTTGTAGCATGACAGAGTTCCTGTGTTTGGTGGATAGTTCCCGGGTTACAGAATGAGCTACTGTTAGGTACTGACAAAAGGAACAAAAACTGACAGATAAACTTACCGTATTTTTTGTGGTTGACAACAAGATCATACTTGATAGCAAACATATCCACGAAGACGATTGCCGACTTTTTAAGGGTCAAGCGCAGCTCGTCCAAGGCTTCACTCAGCAAAGAATTGAACTTCTTGCAAACATTGTTGATGCTTGCGATGCATCCATGCTCATCTAGACCACTGTCATCATCCCTCGGCATAGCAAGCTTCTGAGGCATGCAACCCAGCGCGCCCGTCCCATGTATCCAGAACTTCCTGGCCCCATTCTTATGCAACCTCTGCAGTTTCGAAAGGACTTGATAATCATTTTACCGAATAAGTAGTGCCTGAGAAGACTCTCAAAAATAGTACCGAATAAATCATTTTACCGAATCTTACAGGCAGTGTTCTCTCTGTTTTGTTTTTTCAGATCATCAGATGTAGAAGTAATGTACATAAGATTTATGAGTAACCTTTACCTCAATGGCTTTCTTGATTTCAACAATTACAGGGGGGAGATTGGCAAGCATTTCATCATAGGGCATGTGGAGAATGCCATTGATATCATTGTGCCCAATGTCCATGGTGTATAGAGCAGTTTGGAAACCCAGCTCATCAACCGGGGCACTCTCACCTGGGTGAAGATGGACAGATTTTGATTCACCGATTCAAATAAAAGTTGTATGgttcataaaagaaaaaaaaatgtatttgATGAAACCAGAAGCGATGAGCAAACCTCTCTCAATCAAGTCGAGGCATCTCTCCTTGAAGAAGATGAACTGGTCCACCTGCACGTCCAGCGAGAATGTGGTGACCCCCGGCATGGCCGTGGACCCTGCGATGGCGAAGTTGACGCCGTTGGTGAAGTCGGAGCCCAGCGGCTTCATGAACGGGCTGAGATGGTGCGTGCCCAGGCTTTCACCTGAGTCAAAAACGTCAGAGCAAAAAGCTTGGGTCAGAAAAAATTTCCAGTCATCCGGAAAGGCTAGTTTGCAATGCTTTGGCAGCACCAGTAAAAGACTGAAAAGCGAGACAGCACATGCGTGGGGCTTTTTTTTAGACAACGGAACAACAACACCCCCTTGCACATGGTTGCCCAACTGTATTGAATCATATTCCGAAGTTGCTTTACACTAACACTTGTGCTTAAAAATACGAAGCTGTCGTCCTTTTgtaacaaaaacaaaagaagcGACCACAGAGATTATATGTACAAACTGCACTTGAGTAAGATGCATTTGCGAGCTGTGACCATGCAGTGGTGTCTGCAATAAGGCATTTCGCTGGAGAGGACTCTTGGCTGAAGAGTAGAGTACAGTGCAAGTACGACACTGTACTGAACATGTTAGTGCTACTTAGCTGGTTGGTGGTTACAAATTGGGCGAGATCCTTGCGTTTGTGGACTCATAAATGCCAATGCGCAAGATAACTAATATAAGATTTGGAGCCAAAACAGATGCACAGGCGGGGGCAAGCAGGCAGGTTGCATTGAACGGGAGGTGGCCCAGAAATGATTGCGCAGACAGAAGCCAAAGATTGAAGGAGCCAGCCATCCGAACCCAAGGAAAACGGGGATGGCTGCTTGTGGTGATGTCATTGCCTCCGCGATATGAGCCGTAGTAGGTTGGCCGTGTCCGGTATCTCCGGTTGTTGCGTTAGAAATGTGTGGTGTGGTCATCAGGACTCAGGAGGGAGGACGGACGCGCCCAACATTTTGACTCCCCTCCGCCCGTGCTTAAAGATGATGGGGAGTTGAATGAATGAAGAACCTGACATGGAGGAAGAGTGAGTTGAAATGGAAGTACCACCATTTGTGCCTACCAAATCTGTCTGGCTCGTGGTGTGGGCCAGGCCCAGGCCCAGCGAGCACCTCCAAGCCAGCCTGGCTGGGGGCGCGGAGGCTTCGCAATATGGTATTCGCAAATCGCCCCACGTGCAGGACGTGGCGAAAGAGAGAGGGAAACCATCGCCATCAGCAGTGACGGCTAAGCAAAGCGGACGGCCAACGAAAACCAACGACTCATCCGGCTGTGACCACAAGACGAGGAGCAGGTGAGGCCGCGAGAGCCGCTCGCTCGCTGGGCGCCGAGGCTTGTTGCGCAACTTGCTGCGCGCGCACGCGACTGCGCCCCGCTCCAAAGCTTTGCCAATGCCAGCAGCCTGGCAAATGTTCGTCGCGGGATCCTAGAAACCCACCACCCTGGATCGATCTTGGCCGGGAGCGAGTTGGATTGGATGACGACGCGGGCGGACAACGCCGCCAAACGGACACGCCCGCGTCGGAGCAGCGACACGGCAACCAACGGAAGGGGTGCCGAACGCCCGAGCCGAGTGACGCGCACGCGCAGGCCAGACGCCCAGACGGTAACCAAGCGGGCAGAGCCGAGGGGAGAGGCAGGCAGGCGCGCTGTCCGCGTCGTGCGATCCAGCGCGTTCCCATTCCATCCATCACCATCCCCGTCCACCCACCCTCCGCAGCCACAACCACCCATCCACACCCGACTCCCCTGCTTTGCTTAACACCAAAGCCAATCAAATTTCCCTTTTCGAgtgccgctcccgctcccgccgggTCGCGCCAGCCACCGAGATCACCAACGGTGGCGTGGCGATGCTTGCGAAACGGAGAATATCAGAACATCATCGGATCCTGTCCTCTTCCGGCCCGTCCCAGGGCTGCTGCCGttgtcgccgccccgcccgcccctgcaAGGCAGCAAAGGCACGggggggcagccgccgcgtccgccgcccgcccctgcttGTGTGCGCCATGCCGCCAATGTTTTATTGGGTTCAACCTCGAGAACGCGCTCCGCCTCTGCTTCCCGAGTCAAAGTGTTCGTGTTCCGTGCGACCGTGCCGTGACCTATGTTCCCCTAATAATCTATAATCTATCCACATGGTCCACGTCGCATTATAAACTGGTAAACATAGGAGTACATACCATCCCCCACACAGCACACTTGTTCATCCCGAGTGTGCGGGGGTTTGTTTGTCCTAGATCTAAACGGACTCGAGCAATTCACTGTGACATTGTGGCTTCAATTTTCCTCCAACTCATTCGCGCCAGAGAGGCAGAGGCCAAACATGGCCCTCCGTCAGTTTACTCCAACACTTTTCTCCCCACCTTAAAATTACCGCGCCAAAAACTTGGTGCATTCTGCCGGGCAATTAACCTGCTAATCCTCCATTACCGGCACTAATTCCTAGGTTAGTCGCCGCCCGGCCAGAAGAATGTTGGGGTTTCCATTTTTTTCCCCCCGGTAGTGGGAGAGGAATGTTCGCATCGGCAGGGAGCAGAGGAGAGTGGAGGGattgggaggaggaaggaagacgGGGCGGGAGGGATTGGATTGGGGGCAGGGAGCAAGCACTCACAGATGAAGTCGAGGATGACGCGGCCGTCGGAGAGCCTCCCCGTGGGGTAGTGGAAGTAGGCCCTCCCCTCCGGCGGCGCGATGCGGATCcccatcaccgccgccaccccacccGTGTCGCTGTTCGAGTCGCCGAAGTTGAACAGCACCACCCCGtcacccttcttcttcttcttcctcttcccctccgcctcctcctcccccacctccacctcctcctccgccaccgcgccgACGCCGGGGGCCGCGGCGGCTGGGCCGGAGCGGGCCACGCTGctgctgacggcggcggcggggcccggcATGTAGCGCAGCGTGGCCAgcaccacggccgccgccaccgcgcccatCACGATGTAGTACTGCAGCCGGAGCGGGCCCACCCGCTTCAgcaccccgcccccgccgccgccgccgttcatCGCGCTCGCCATGGCCGGGCGAGCTCGCCTGCGCCCCGGTGCCCAGCCACTGACTGGATACCGCGTGCGGGTTTCCCTGGCCTGTAGTATTAATGATGTGTCAGCGCGCGTGGTCTCAGCTAAACGTGTGTGTTTATATAGAGGCTCTTTCTCTGTTCGCGTGTCGGCTCGGCTGGTACTGTACCCGCCTGTTTTCCCACGAATTTCAA from Setaria italica strain Yugu1 chromosome VII, Setaria_italica_v2.0, whole genome shotgun sequence includes the following:
- the LOC101762645 gene encoding GDSL esterase/lipase At1g09390 → MASAMNGGGGGGGVLKRVGPLRLQYYIVMGAVAAAVVLATLRYMPGPAAAVSSSVARSGPAAAAPGVGAVAEEEVEVGEEEAEGKRKKKKKGDGVVLFNFGDSNSDTGGVAAVMGIRIAPPEGRAYFHYPTGRLSDGRVILDFICESLGTHHLSPFMKPLGSDFTNGVNFAIAGSTAMPGVTTFSLDVQVDQFIFFKERCLDLIERGESAPVDELGFQTALYTMDIGHNDINGILHMPYDEMLANLPPVIVEIKKAIERLHKNGARKFWIHGTGALGCMPQKLAMPRDDDSGLDEHGCIASINNVCKKFNSLLSEALDELRLTLKKSAIVFVDMFAIKYDLVVNHKKYGIEKPLMTCCGHGGPPYNYDPKKSCMTSDEDLCKLGEKFISWDGVHFTDAANGIVASKVLSGEYSIPRVKLASLVSTAKSDD